In one Brienomyrus brachyistius isolate T26 chromosome 7, BBRACH_0.4, whole genome shotgun sequence genomic region, the following are encoded:
- the LOC125745609 gene encoding claudin-23-like — MRTPGLHIFGMVFAPCGLVLDLTSTVAPNWRVLGSIPNKASDVILQQGIWDICQASTITTTVTCSQPDVTYFSQQIIPVAKGLMVASLLVTLLGIAVATAGVRCWRDRPNWIIAGIGGIFIFLSGVMTLIPISWYTHIITTIPSVTQSITPGYCIVLGFIGGIMEVLSGAALLTGMCSCCGGWNRGERRSDSKTTYFHNRAAVPRRIEVPNISRTRSDASSVPYSRDTLDDRDFPRAKTPGRINTTYSSRMCDADL; from the coding sequence ATGCGCACGCCGGGTCTACATATATTTGGgatggtttttgctccctgtggCTTGGTGCTGGATCTGACCAGCACTGTAGCTCCGAACTGGAGAGTACTCGGTAGCATTCCGAATAAAGCCTCCGATGTGATACTTCAGCAGGGGATCTGGGATATATGCCAAGCTTCCACGATTACCACCACGGTAACGTGTAGCCAGCCAGACGTAACTTACTTCAGCCAACAGATAATCCCAGTCGCCAAGGGCTTGATGGTCGCATCTCttctggtcacactgctgggcaTTGCAGTGGCCACAGCTGGAGTTAGATGTTGGAGAGATCGGCCAAACTGGATAATCGCAGGAATTGGGGGTATCTTTATATTCCTCTCTGGTGTCATGACTTTGATTCCCATTTCGTGGTACACGCACATCATAACAACCATCCCATCAGTGACCCAGAGCATTACACCGGGATATTGCATTGTTCTGGGTTTCATCGGCGGCATCATGGAAGTTCTCAGTGGGGCAGCCCTGCTAACCGGAATGTGCTCTTGCTGCGGCGGGTGGAACCGGGGAGAGAGACGATCGGACAGCAAAACCACTTACTTCCACAACAGAGCGGCAGTGCCCCGGAGGATCGAGGTGCCTAACATCAGCAGGACCAGGAGCGATGCCAGCAGCGTCCCGTACTCCAGAGACACTCTGGACGACCGAGATTTTCCTCGTGCAAAGACTCCGGGGAGGATCAACACCACGTACAGCAGCAGAATGTGTGATGCTGACTTGTGA
- the LOC125745612 gene encoding claudin-23-like has protein sequence MTLHTFSLRAVYNGAGVSSPSISSRQLRSFRLNGFVTESYYITPVFRSEFRERRAVIAMPDVCILTLGVVASFLGWLFNLIATGAPAWRAVGSIPGVSLGTIIHQGLWDICIEVPGGGLTCQQKDAQYFAEEVVTAARGLMITSVVLTGLAQILTVLGFRCWRLTPDFLLAGLGGVAVFCGGVFSLIPLAWYTSQLKVMGSSGTDLHADYCIVLGFIGSSFQLIGGLCLMACFYNFCRMRRNAG, from the coding sequence ATGACACTCCATACATTTTCACTCCGAGCTGTCTACAATGGGGCGGGCGTCAGTTCCCCATCTATCTCCTCTAGACAGCTGCGCTCTTTTCGTCTAAATGGTTTTGTTACCGAATCCTATTACATAACCCCAGTATTTCGAAGCGAATTTCGGGAACGTCGTGCTGTGATCGCGATGCCAGACGTGTGTATCCTGACTCTTGGAGTGGTGGCCAGCTTTTTGGGCTGGCTCTTCAACCTGATCGCCACCGGCGCGCCCGCCTGGAGGGCTGTAGGGTCGATCCCGGGAGTATCTCTAGGGACGATTATCCACCAGGGCCTTTGGGACATTTGTATTGAGGTCCCTGGAGGTGGCCTCACCTGCCAGCAGAAGGACGCGCAGTACTTCGCCGAGGAAGTTGTGACAGCGGCAAGAGGTCTGATGATAACCTCAGTCGTTCTCACCGGCCTCGCTCAGATACTGACTGTGCTGGGATTTCGCTGCTGGCGGCTCACGCCGGACTTTCTGCTCGCGGGTCTGGGCGGCGTGGCAGTGTTCTGCGGCGGTGTTTTTTCCCTCATCCCGCTTGCTTGGTACACCAGTCAGCTGAAAGTAATGGGAAGCAGCGGCACGGACCTGCATGCAGATTACTGCATTGTGCTGGGATTCATTGGCAGCAGTTTCCAGCTGATCGGAGGACTCTGTTTAATGGCATGCTTCTACAACTTTTGCAGGATGAGGAGAAACGCTGGATAG